The genomic segment CCGGCGGGCTCACGCCGCACCGCTCGCCGGCTCGCTTGCGCGCATCCCGCGTGCCGTCCGCCGGGCCTCACGTGCAAGGCCACCCGCGACCGCGACAACATCACGACAACCGGTGTTCTTCCAGGACTTCGCCAGAATCTCATCGACACGCGCCGGGGGCATGACAGGCTTCCGGTATGACGGAACGACGCCCCCTGCGTAGCGTTTCTCCGGGACGGCGAAACGGCGTGTAGTACGAACAAAAGCCGAAATTCGTGTTCCCATCACCGCGTACCGGGCTTTCGCCCGGCGCGGTAACAGGAACGCGAACTCCGGCCCCTTCGAGCGTCTCCGACCTCGCCTTTACTTGATAAACAGCATCTCGCGATAGGTCGGCAGCGGCCACAGGTCGTCGGCCACGATCGTTTCCAGCGCGTCGCCGAGGGTCCGCAGCTCGACCATCTTCGGCAACACGGTGTCCCGGATGGCCTTGGCGTCGGTGTAGGGCTCGCCCGAGTGCTTGTGGTGAACCGCGGTTTCCAGTTCCTTCGTCGCGGTCTGGAAGTCCGTGATCGCCTTCGTCAGCCCCTTCAGGTGGTCGAACTGGGCGCCGGCGTCCACCCCGGCCGACTTGGTCGCGTTCACCGCGGTCGCCACCTCGCCCTGGTACCGCAGCGCCGCCGGGAGGATCAGCGTCTTGGCGATGTTGATCATCGTCGCCGCCTCGATCGACACTTCCTTGACGTACTTCTCGGCGAAGATGTTGTACCGGCTCTGAAGCTCCCGCTCGCTGTACACCTTGTACTTCGTGAACAGCTCGAGCGAGTCCTTGCGGACGATCACCGGCAGCGCGTCCACCGTGTTCTTCAGGTTCGGCAGGCCGCGGCGCTCGGCCTCCTTGTGCCACTCCTCGCTGTACCCGTCGCCGTTGAACACGACCTTCTTCGACTCCTTCAGGATGCCCGGCAGCAGGTCCTGAATGGCCTTGTTCAGCGGCGTGCCCTTCTTGACCGCCGCTTCCAGGTTGGTCGCGATGAAGTCCAGCGACTCGGCGACGATGGTGTTCAGCACCGTGTTCGGCCCGGCGATGCTGAAGCTCGACCCGACCGCGCGGAACTCGAACTTGTTACCGGTGAACGCGAACGGCGAGGTCCGGTTCCGGTCCCCGGCGTCGCGGGGCAGCTTGGGCAGCACGCTCGCGCCCACCTCCATGAACCCGCCCGGCAGCGTCTTCTCGGGCTTGCCCTTCTCGAGCTGGTCCATGATGTCCTGGAGCTGGTCGCCCAGGAAGATGCTCATGATCGCCGGCGGGGCCTCGTTGGCGCCGAGCCGGTGGTCGTTGCCCGCGCTCGCCACCGTCACGCGGAGCAGCTCGGGGTACTTCGCGACGGCCCGGATCACGGCGACGCAGAACACGAGGAACTGGGCGTTGTCGTGCGGCGTGTCGCCCGGGTTGAGCAGGTTCTCGCCGGTGTCAGTGGACATGCTCCAGTTGTTGTGCTTGCCGCTCCCGTTGATGCCGGCGAACGGCTTCTCGTGCAGCAGGCACACGAGCCCGTACTTCTCGGCGGTGCGCCGCATCACGTCCATCGTGAGCTGGTTGTGGTCGGTGGCCAGGTTCGCGTCCTCGAAGATCGGCGCGATCTCGTACTGGCTCGGGGCCACCTCGTTGTGCCGCGTCTTCACCGGGATGCCGAGCTTGAACATCTCGGCCTCGCACTCGGACATGCACGCTAGCACCCGCTCCGGGATGGTGCCGAAGTACTGGTCCTCGAGTTCCTGGCCCTTCGGCGGCTTGGCGCCGAACAGCGTCCGCCCACAGTTGAGCAGGTCCGGGCGGGCGTACAGGAAGTTCTTGTCGATCAGGAAGTACTCCTGCTCCGGCCCGACGGTGGCGAACACCTTCACGGCGTCGTGGTTGTCGAACAGCCGGAGGATGCGGATCGCCTGGGCCGACAGCGCCTCCATGCTGCGGAGCAGCGGCGTCTTCTTGTCGAGTGCCTCGCCGGTCCACGAGACGAACACGGTCGGGATGACGAGCGTGGCCCCGTTCGGGGACTCGCGGATGTACGCGGGCGAGGTCGGGTCCCAGCCGGTGTAGCCGCGGGCCTCGAACGTGGCGCGGATGCCGCCGGACGGGAAGCTCGAGGCGTCCGGCTCGCCCTTGACGAGTTCCTTGCCGCTGAACTCGGCCACCGCGGCGCCCGTGCCCGTGGGCGAGAGGAAGCTGTCGTGCTTCTCGGCGGTGAGGCCGGTCATCGGCTGGAACAGGTGGGTGAAGTGCGTGGCCCCGTGCTCGATGGCCCAGTCCTTCATGGCGCTGGCGACCGCGTCGGCCACGGCCGGGTCGGTGAGCTGCGCCCCCAGCTTGATGGTCTTCTGAAGGGCCTTGAACACCGGTTTCGGGAGCCGGGCCTTCTGGACTTCTTCGCTGAACACCAGCACCCCGAACAGTTCTTTCAGGTGTTCGGAGCGGAAGTCGATCTGGTTGAGGTCGTACTCGGTGGTCGCGATCGCCTGGAGCGCGGCCTGACGCGGGTTCGGCATGGGAATGGTTCCTGCGGTCGCGCGGGGCGACGGGGATGAGTAGAGTGCCGTGGCCCTGGCGTCCCCGGGGAGCGGGGAACGGTTGGGCTGGTCGGAGAACGAATACTCAGGTTATAAGCCCGTCTGGAGATGCGGCAAGAAGAGAACCGGCCCCCAACCCCCTCATCAGAAGGGAACGGGGCATTCTCTTCCTCCCTTCCCTCCAGATCGAGGGGGGTCGGTTCTCTGTAGGCACAGGACTCATCATGCGCAGGATCGCGGTCATCAACCAAAAGGGCGGGGTCGGCAAGACCACTACCACCGTCAACCTCGCTGCGGCCCTTGCTCTGGCTGGCAAGCGGGTGTGCGTGATCGACATGGACCCGCAGGCGCACGCCAGCACGCACCTGGGCGTGGAACCGGACGGCACCATTCCGTCGCTGTACGACGTGCTCGTCGCGAACAAGCCGCTGGCGGACGTGCGCCGCATCGTGGGGGACAACCTGAGCCTGATCCCGTCGGACATCAACCTGGCCGCGGCCGAGGTCGAGTTGGCCGGGATCGTGGGTCGCGAAGTGATCTTGCGTGAGGCGATGGCGGCGGACGAGGTGCGACCCACCCCCCCGATCGGAACGCGGAACGCGGAACGCGGAACGCGGAACGAAGACCCGGAACCGGAGGGGGCCTGCGATCTTCCACTCCGCGCTCCGCACTCCGCACTCGGCGCTCCTACAGGTTCTTCCCCTTACGACTACGTGCTGATGGACTGCGGCCCCTCGCTCGGCGTGCTGACCCTCAACGCGCTGGCCGCGGCGGACGAGGTGTTCATCCCGCTCCAGCCGCACTTCCTCGCGCTGCACGGGTTGAGCAAGCTGCTCGAAACGACGGCCCTGGTCGCCCGGCGCATTAACCCGAAGCTGGTCGTGTCGGGCGTGGTGGTGTGCCTGTACGACGCGGCCACGAAGCTCGCCCAGGAAGTGGTCAACGACCTCTCGGCGTTTTTGGAGAAGAGCCGCGGGGCGAACGTCCCGTGGGCGAAGGCGAAGGTGTTCGGCACGCGCATCCGGCGGAACATCAAGCTCGCGGAGTGCCCGAGCTTCGGCAAGAGCGTGTTCGGCTACGCGCCGAAGAGCGGCGGCGCCGCCGACTACGCCGCCCTCGCGAACGAAGTGATGGGTGTGACCGTCCCGCAAGTGGTCGGCCCGCTCAAGCTGTCGGTAGAAACCCCGCCGGCCGTACCCGAATTGCCATCACGGCAGACGACGGTCGAGCCCGCGGTCGCGTAGTTCGGAGCGAACCCCGCCCACGCGGGCGGGGTTCGCCTATAATCCGTTCATGCTCCGTATCTCCGTCGCCAATCCGTATGAGTACCCGCTCGAGTTCCAGAAACTCAAGGACGCCGCGCGCGCCGTCCTCGAGGGCGAGGGGGTGAAGGCGTGCAAGGTCACGCTCGCGTTCGTGAACAACGCGCACATCCACCGGCTCAACAACCAGTTCCTGAAGCACGACGAGCCGACCGACGTCCTCACGTTCCCGTACACCGATCCCGGCGCCAAAACGCTCGAGGGCGAAGTGGTGATCGGCTACGAGGTCGCGACCGAATACGCCGCCGACCGCCAGCACGATGTGGGTCTCGAACTGCTCCTGTACGTCGTCCACGGGTGCCTGCACCTGTGCGGGTTCACCGACACCGACGACGCCGCGGCGCGCGCGATGCGTGCGAAAGAGCGCGAGTACCTGACGAAGCTGGGGCTCCCGGACATCGCCGGAAAATGACCATGATTTCGCAGATCCAGCCGAGCGAATTGAAGCGGATGATCGACGCGGGACTCCCGGTGCTGCTCCTCGACGTGCGGCAGCCGGAGGAGCACGCGTTCTGCGCGCTGCCGGCGAGTCTGCTGATCCCGCTCGGTGAGTTGGCGGGCCGCGTGGAGGAAGTCCAACCGGCCGGCGCGACGGTGATCGTGTACTGCCACCACGGGGTCCGGAGCCTGAGCGGTGCGGCGATCCTCCAGCGCGCCGGGATCGAAGCGGCGTCACTGGCCGGGGGCATCGACCGCTGGTCGCTGACGGTCGATGGGAGCGTGCCGCGGTACTGATCGTCCGACAGAATGGTTTGCAACGATTGAACCGGCGAGCAATTCTACCCGACGTTGGAGGGTCGCCGGTTGCTGAGAAATGCCAGTTTCCGTGGTCGCGGCCGGGCCAACGAACAACTCCGTCCGATTCTTGCCGTCGAGTGCACCCAGATGGCGGCTAACCTGGACCAGCGCTGGCACTTGCTCGGAATGACTACCAACACACACGGCGTGAAGCATTTCACGATAACCGGCGCCGGTGACCATTCGGATGACGCAGATTTCAACGAGTTGCTGCGCGTGCTGAAGTGTCAGTTCGGTGCAACAGACGAGGGAGTGCTGACGGGCCCGTATTCGGTCCATCGGTACATGGCGATCGAGGGGTTTCGCTTCGGCGTCATTCTCGATTCACCCAATGCGTTCGACATCTACGCAACGGAGACGCACCAAAAGGACACAATGGAGTCATTCGTCACACGGTTCTTGGGCGCGCTGAACGAGTCCTCCCGTTGAGCCCCGATGTCGAAGTGGTTGCTGCACTCCCCCAGCCGCCCCGTCACACCTTTCATTTCTTGTTGCTCGTCAATGGTCCGCGTGCGCGACGGGGATCGTGGTGGGGTAACGCTCACGGACCGGTCGGCGGCCTACTTGTGGCGGCAACCGGATATGAGTTCACGAAACCCCTCTCCGATCTGCACCCGGATTTCACTGTAAGGCTGAGCCCGCGAGCGGGTAGTCCCTACACTTCTAACGACCGCCCACGTCTCCGCGGTCTGTGTTCGCCGGTCGAGTGGACCGGCGAAGTAGTGCCATGTTTCGTTACCACAGGAGCCCACGATGGTTCGTACCCTGTTCGCCGCCGTGTTCGTAGCCGGCGCCGCCTTCACCGCGCACGCGGCCGACACGAAGTACGCCCTGACCGGCGACAACACGAAGCTCACGTTCGTCGGCACCAAGGCGAACGGCAAGCACGAGGGCGGCTTCGCCAAGCTCAGCGGCTCCGCCGTCGGCGCCGGCGACCCCACCAAGCTCACGATCGAAGTGACCATCGACACCGACTCGCTCTACTCCGACGACGCCAAGCTCACCGGGCACCTCAAGAACGCCGACTTCTTCGACGTGAAGAACCAGCCGAAGGCCACGTTCAAATCGACCAAGGTGGAAAAGGCCGACAAGGGCTACACCGTGACCGGCGACCTCACGCTGCTCGGCAAGACCAAGCCCGTCACGTTCCCCGCCACCATCACCGAGAAGGACGGCACCCTGAGCGTCACCGCGTCGTTCGCGATCGACCGCACCAACTGGGGGATGAACTACGGTAAGGGCAAGATCGACGACAAGGTCACGATCGGCATTGCCGTGACCGCGAAAAAGTAATCCCGCGCCGCTCGTCCGGGAGCGCATCACTTCTGGTCCCGAACCGCGGGCCGATTGCCCGCGGTTCCGGGGCGACAGTCCACCTCGTTCTCAAATCCGTTTTGTGAGCCGGCGGCCCCGCACCCGCGGGCGAAACGACCAACCCGGAACGCCCCGCCTCACCCGTTGAGCCCTCGGATCGGCGCGTATTCGGACATGGCGAGGAGTTCGCGGCTGATGCCGCGGGTGACGCGGAGCTTGCCCACGTCGAACAGCGTGTGCATGATCGTGCCGATCAGGTTCGGGATGCGCACCGGTTCGGAGTTCGGTTCGCCGCCGTTGGACGACGACTTCCCGATCACCGCCCCTTGCGGCAGCCCGCCGCCGGCCAGGAGGAGCGGCCCCAGGTTGCCCCAGTGGTCGCGCCCGCCCTTCCCGTTGAGCCGCGGCGAGCGGCCCATTTCGCCGCACACCACCAGCAGCACCTTGTCCTCGAGGCCGCGATCCCGGCGGTCGTCGAGGAACGTGCTCACCGCGTGATCGAGCGACGGGGCCATGTACCCCATGCCCTCGGTCATGTGCGCGTTGTTCACGTCGGCGTGCATGTCCCAGACGAAGTTGGTCGTGACCGTGACGAACCCCGCGCCGCGCTCGACCAGCCGGCGGGCGAGCAGCATGAGCTTGCCGAGCGTGCGGGCGTTGTCGGCGTAGTGCTGGTGGTTGTTCCACTTCTTGTCGATCTTCGACACGTCGAACCGCTTCGCGGTGTCGTATTTGTCTACCGTCTTCACGTCCTCGCGCGACACATCGAACGCCTCGCCGACGCCGCCGAGCAGGATGCCGAACGCCTTCTGCCGCGCCACGTCCACGCTCTCGACGTTCGCGTCGAAGCCGGCCTTCGCGGTGTCGAACGTGGCCAGCATGGCGCGGCGGTCGGCGAGCCGGTCCATGGGCAGGTGGAGCTTCATGTCGCTCTTGAGGTGCCCGTTGCCGTCGGGCTGAAACGGGGCGGTGCTCGCAGGGAACGGTCCGTGTGAAGCGAACTTGCCGAACGAGCCCTGCTCCGGGCCGGCGGCCGGATCGACCGCACGCGGGAACAACACGCAGTTGGTCGGCATGCCATTGGCCGGGTGGCTGCCGCCGGCCGCGCTGGCGTAGGCGCTGCCGATGTTCGCGCCGAACGAGTCCTTGCCGACGATCGTCTTGATGTCGTGGTTGGCGTCGCCGGGAACGAACGACCGCACGACGCAGAGCCGGTCGGCCCGCTGCGCGAGCTTCGGAAACGTGCTACCGAACGTGAGGCCGGGGACCGCGGTCTTGGTCTCGCCGGTCGCGGAGCGGATCTCGACCGGAGCGGTCATCTTCGGGTCAAACGTTTCGAACTGGCTCGGCCCGCCGTGGAGGAACAGGAACACGACCGACTTGTCCGTGACCGGCTTGCCGGCCTCGGAGAGCTTGGTGCCGGCGCGCGCGGCGGGGACGAGCCACGGCAGCGAGAAGCCGCCGAGGGCGAGCGACCCGACGCGGAGGAAGTCGCGCCGGCCGAGCCGGGCCGGATCGCCGATGTGCAGCATGCGCGGATCTCCGGGCGAAAGATTTCACCACAAAGGCACGAAGCGAGCACGAAGGGCCACAAAGAGGGCAAAGAACTGTGCTTGGCCGGAGAGAATGTTTTTCCTAACTCTCTGCGGGTTTCTTTGTGGCCCTTCGTGCTCGCTTCGTGCCTTTGTGGTGAATCGGTTTTATTTCAACACTCCGCGGATCGGTTTCCCGCCGTGGGCAATGTGCTGGGGCCGGTTGGTGTGGTCGGGCACCATGCCGTCGGGGTCCACGCCGACGAGGTGGTACGCGGTGGCGACCAGGTCGCCCGCGGACACCGGGTGGTCCACCGGGAACGCAGCGATCTTGTCCGTGGCGCCGTGAACGACGCCGGGTTTCGTACCGCCGCCGGCGTACAGGCAGAACCCGCACTGCGGCCAGTGGTCGCGCCCGGCCTTGCCGTTCACCCGCGGCGTGCGCCCCATGTCGCCTGTGACCACGACGAGCGTGTCGTCGAGCATCCCGCGGTCGCGGAGGTCGTCGACCAGCGCGGAGACCGCGCGGTCGAGGAAGGGCAGCAGCAGCCGCTTCAGCATGTTGAAGTTGTTCTCGTGCGTGTCCCAGTGCCCGTTGGGTTTCGCCTCGGTATGGATCGTGACGAACGTGACGCCGGCCTCCACCAACCGCCGGGCGAGCAGTACGCTCTGCCCGAAGACGTCGCGGCCGTAGCGGTCGCGGAGTTTCAGCGGTTCCCGCGCCAGATCGAACGCGGCCTTCGCCTTCGGCGCGAGCAGCAGGTCGAACGCGGCGTCACGGCGGACGCGGTGGTTCTGGGCGTCGAGACCCGCCGCGTGGGCGTCGAGTTGCTGAACGAGCGAGCGGCGGGTGTTGAGGGCGTCGAGCGTGAGCCCGCCGTCGATCTTCGGCAGCCGCGGCTCGCCCGTCAGGGGCAGGTCCGGATTGTAGAACCCGGTGTCGGAGGACGTATCCGCCCCGGAAAAAGTATCGGCGGTGCTGAACACCGGGTCGAACTTCGGTCCGAGGTAGCCGCCGTACGGGCCGGCGCGGCGGAGCCCCTGGCTGTAACCGGGGAAGGCCGGGAGCATGACGTAACCGGGCAGGTCGTGACCGCGGCCCACGCCGAAGAACTGACACACGCTCGGCACGCTGGGGTGGTTCGTGGGCCGCGCGAAGTAGTCGGTCTGGTCGTGCCCGCCGTCGTAGCCGGTCATCACCCCGTAAGGATTGTGCGAGTTGTACTTGTGCGTGACCGAACGCACCACCGCGAGCCGATCGAGCCGCGCCGCGAGGAGCGGCAGGTGTTCGCAGACCCGCACGCCCGGCAGCGCGGTCGGAATGGTTTGAAATTCACCGCGGATGCCGTCGGGCGCATCGGGCTTCGGGTCGAACGTGTCGATGTGCGACGGACCGCCGAACAGGTCGATCAGGATGACGGCTTTTGCGGGCGCACTTTTTCCCGGGAGCACGGGCGGCCCACCCGCGCCCCGCGAGGAAGCGAGCGAAACGCCCGCGGTCCCCGGGAGGAGCGCGGCGAGGGAGCCGGCGCGTAGCAGTTCGCGACGGGTGATGCCGTCGCACGCGGCGGTGGGGTGTCCGAGTACCCGGAGCATGGAGTGATTCCGGGGGCAGGTTTCGCGAGGCGGGTGGGCGAGTTCGGTAGGTATTTGGGAGCGTAACCTCACTTCGTTCGAGCATCAACAACAAATCGGAACTCTACGCGAATGCCCGAAAGTTGAGAGCAGCTGAGTCACGCCCTCAGGATTTAGCGGTCGAAAGTAGCGCCACGCGCGGGGCATGCGACCGACGTTCACGCCAGAATCTCGTTCACCACCTTGCCGTGAACGTCCGTGAGGCGGTAGTCGCGGCCCTGGAAGCGGTACGTCAGCTTCGTGTGGTCCATCCCCATCTGGTGGAGAATGGTCGCTTGGAGGTCGTGAACGTGAACCTCGTTCTCGACCACGTTGTAGCCGATCTCGTCGGACTTGCCGTGGACGGTGCCCGGCTTGAAGCCGCCACCAGCGAGCCACATCGTGTACGCGTCGATGTGGTGGTCGCGACCGATCGTTTCGCGGCTCTCGCCCATCGGCGTGCGGCCGAACTCGCCGCCCCACACCACGATCGTGCTGTCGAGCAGCCCGAGCTGCTTCAAGTCCTTCACCAGTGCGGCACAGGGCTGGTCGATTTCCTTGCAGATGGTCTCCAGCGGTTTCGTCAGGTCCAGGCTGCCGCCGTGGTGGTCCCAGTCGGTGTGGTAGAGCTGGACGAACCGCACGCCGCGCTGCACCAGCCGGCGCGCGAGCAGGCAGTTCGCCGCGAAACTCGGCTTGCCCGGAACCGCTCCGTACATGTCGAGCGTCTTCCTGGCTTCTTTCGAGAGGTCCATGAGTTCCGGCGCGCTGGTCTGCATCCGGTAGGCCATTTCGTAGGCCGCGATGCGCGTCTGGATCTCCGGATCGCCGGTAGCTTCGTGGCGGAGCTTGTTCAGGTCGGCCACCGCGTCCACGAACTCGCCCTGGTCCCTCGTGCTGACCCGCGGCGGCGGGGCGAGATCGAGGATCGGGTTCGGGCCTTTGAGGAACGGCACGCCTTGGTACACACTCGGTAGGAAGCCCGAGCCGTAGAGCGACGCCCCGCCGCGCGGCCCGCGCGGGCCGGACTGGAGCACCACGAAGCCGGGGAGGCTGTCGGTCTCCGCACCCAACCCGTAAGTGAGCCACGCGCCCATGCTCGGCCGGCCGAACTGCGGGGAGCCGGTGTTGACGAAGCATTTGGCCGGGCCGTGGTTGAACACGTCGGTTTTCATACCGCGGAGCCAGCACAGGTCGTCCACGATCTCCTTGTGGAACGGCAGCAGTTCGCTGACGTCCATTCCACACTGACCGATCGTCTCGAACTTCCGCACGGAGCCGAGCAGCTTCGCATCGCCCTTGATGAACGCGAACCGCTTTCCCTTGGTGAACGACTCCGGCACCTTCTGCCCGTGGAGCTTGTTCAGCTCGGGTTTTGGCTCGAAGAGTTCGAGCTGGCTCGGGGCGCCGGCCATGAACAGGTAGATGACGGCCTTCGCCTTCGCGGCGAAGTGCGGCTTCCGGGGCGCGAGCGGGTCGGTGCGTTCCTTCGCCGCTGCGTCGCGCGCGAGGAGCGAGCCGAGGGCCATCGCGCCGACGCCCACGCCGCAGTCGCGGAAGAAGTGCCGCCGCGTGCGGGCCAGTGTCAGCGCGCTGTCGAGTTCGTGCGGGGTCATATGTTGCGGCCCAAAGGGCGGATAAGAGAGGCATTCAACCGCTTCCGAAATCTGGCAGCAAACTCGCCAGCCAAAGGCACATTACCCAGAAAATTCCAGCGAACGCCAGGAGAGCGCCCAGGGTGGCCGCGAACAGAACTAGGAGGGTCGCCAAGGGTAGTCGCGCGGACCGCATCTTTCTGCCTCCTCACTCCCGCGTGATGAACTCATCAACATTCATCAGCACGCGTGCCACAGCCGCCCACGCCGTCTTCGGGTCGGCCTTGCGCTTCGCGTCGAGGTAGGTTTGCACGCGGGCGACCTCGGCCGTTGACGGCTCGCGCGCGAAGCACACGCGGTACGCGAACGCGATCCGTCCGGCGTCATCGGACGGGCCTTCGGCTTCGATGCGGGTGCCGAGCGCGGTCGCGA from the Frigoriglobus tundricola genome contains:
- a CDS encoding rhodanese-like domain-containing protein codes for the protein MISQIQPSELKRMIDAGLPVLLLDVRQPEEHAFCALPASLLIPLGELAGRVEEVQPAGATVIVYCHHGVRSLSGAAILQRAGIEAASLAGGIDRWSLTVDGSVPRY
- a CDS encoding YceI family protein, whose product is MVRTLFAAVFVAGAAFTAHAADTKYALTGDNTKLTFVGTKANGKHEGGFAKLSGSAVGAGDPTKLTIEVTIDTDSLYSDDAKLTGHLKNADFFDVKNQPKATFKSTKVEKADKGYTVTGDLTLLGKTKPVTFPATITEKDGTLSVTASFAIDRTNWGMNYGKGKIDDKVTIGIAVTAKK
- a CDS encoding DUF1501 domain-containing protein, whose amino-acid sequence is MTPHELDSALTLARTRRHFFRDCGVGVGAMALGSLLARDAAAKERTDPLAPRKPHFAAKAKAVIYLFMAGAPSQLELFEPKPELNKLHGQKVPESFTKGKRFAFIKGDAKLLGSVRKFETIGQCGMDVSELLPFHKEIVDDLCWLRGMKTDVFNHGPAKCFVNTGSPQFGRPSMGAWLTYGLGAETDSLPGFVVLQSGPRGPRGGASLYGSGFLPSVYQGVPFLKGPNPILDLAPPPRVSTRDQGEFVDAVADLNKLRHEATGDPEIQTRIAAYEMAYRMQTSAPELMDLSKEARKTLDMYGAVPGKPSFAANCLLARRLVQRGVRFVQLYHTDWDHHGGSLDLTKPLETICKEIDQPCAALVKDLKQLGLLDSTIVVWGGEFGRTPMGESRETIGRDHHIDAYTMWLAGGGFKPGTVHGKSDEIGYNVVENEVHVHDLQATILHQMGMDHTKLTYRFQGRDYRLTDVHGKVVNEILA
- a CDS encoding glutamine synthetase III family protein, producing MPNPRQAALQAIATTEYDLNQIDFRSEHLKELFGVLVFSEEVQKARLPKPVFKALQKTIKLGAQLTDPAVADAVASAMKDWAIEHGATHFTHLFQPMTGLTAEKHDSFLSPTGTGAAVAEFSGKELVKGEPDASSFPSGGIRATFEARGYTGWDPTSPAYIRESPNGATLVIPTVFVSWTGEALDKKTPLLRSMEALSAQAIRILRLFDNHDAVKVFATVGPEQEYFLIDKNFLYARPDLLNCGRTLFGAKPPKGQELEDQYFGTIPERVLACMSECEAEMFKLGIPVKTRHNEVAPSQYEIAPIFEDANLATDHNQLTMDVMRRTAEKYGLVCLLHEKPFAGINGSGKHNNWSMSTDTGENLLNPGDTPHDNAQFLVFCVAVIRAVAKYPELLRVTVASAGNDHRLGANEAPPAIMSIFLGDQLQDIMDQLEKGKPEKTLPGGFMEVGASVLPKLPRDAGDRNRTSPFAFTGNKFEFRAVGSSFSIAGPNTVLNTIVAESLDFIATNLEAAVKKGTPLNKAIQDLLPGILKESKKVVFNGDGYSEEWHKEAERRGLPNLKNTVDALPVIVRKDSLELFTKYKVYSERELQSRYNIFAEKYVKEVSIEAATMINIAKTLILPAALRYQGEVATAVNATKSAGVDAGAQFDHLKGLTKAITDFQTATKELETAVHHKHSGEPYTDAKAIRDTVLPKMVELRTLGDALETIVADDLWPLPTYREMLFIK
- a CDS encoding DUF1501 domain-containing protein translates to MLHIGDPARLGRRDFLRVGSLALGGFSLPWLVPAARAGTKLSEAGKPVTDKSVVFLFLHGGPSQFETFDPKMTAPVEIRSATGETKTAVPGLTFGSTFPKLAQRADRLCVVRSFVPGDANHDIKTIVGKDSFGANIGSAYASAAGGSHPANGMPTNCVLFPRAVDPAAGPEQGSFGKFASHGPFPASTAPFQPDGNGHLKSDMKLHLPMDRLADRRAMLATFDTAKAGFDANVESVDVARQKAFGILLGGVGEAFDVSREDVKTVDKYDTAKRFDVSKIDKKWNNHQHYADNARTLGKLMLLARRLVERGAGFVTVTTNFVWDMHADVNNAHMTEGMGYMAPSLDHAVSTFLDDRRDRGLEDKVLLVVCGEMGRSPRLNGKGGRDHWGNLGPLLLAGGGLPQGAVIGKSSSNGGEPNSEPVRIPNLIGTIMHTLFDVGKLRVTRGISRELLAMSEYAPIRGLNG
- a CDS encoding ParA family protein — protein: MRRIAVINQKGGVGKTTTTVNLAAALALAGKRVCVIDMDPQAHASTHLGVEPDGTIPSLYDVLVANKPLADVRRIVGDNLSLIPSDINLAAAEVELAGIVGREVILREAMAADEVRPTPPIGTRNAERGTRNEDPEPEGACDLPLRAPHSALGAPTGSSPYDYVLMDCGPSLGVLTLNALAAADEVFIPLQPHFLALHGLSKLLETTALVARRINPKLVVSGVVVCLYDAATKLAQEVVNDLSAFLEKSRGANVPWAKAKVFGTRIRRNIKLAECPSFGKSVFGYAPKSGGAADYAALANEVMGVTVPQVVGPLKLSVETPPAVPELPSRQTTVEPAVA
- the ybeY gene encoding rRNA maturation RNase YbeY; this encodes MLRISVANPYEYPLEFQKLKDAARAVLEGEGVKACKVTLAFVNNAHIHRLNNQFLKHDEPTDVLTFPYTDPGAKTLEGEVVIGYEVATEYAADRQHDVGLELLLYVVHGCLHLCGFTDTDDAAARAMRAKEREYLTKLGLPDIAGK
- a CDS encoding DUF1501 domain-containing protein; the encoded protein is MLRVLGHPTAACDGITRRELLRAGSLAALLPGTAGVSLASSRGAGGPPVLPGKSAPAKAVILIDLFGGPSHIDTFDPKPDAPDGIRGEFQTIPTALPGVRVCEHLPLLAARLDRLAVVRSVTHKYNSHNPYGVMTGYDGGHDQTDYFARPTNHPSVPSVCQFFGVGRGHDLPGYVMLPAFPGYSQGLRRAGPYGGYLGPKFDPVFSTADTFSGADTSSDTGFYNPDLPLTGEPRLPKIDGGLTLDALNTRRSLVQQLDAHAAGLDAQNHRVRRDAAFDLLLAPKAKAAFDLAREPLKLRDRYGRDVFGQSVLLARRLVEAGVTFVTIHTEAKPNGHWDTHENNFNMLKRLLLPFLDRAVSALVDDLRDRGMLDDTLVVVTGDMGRTPRVNGKAGRDHWPQCGFCLYAGGGTKPGVVHGATDKIAAFPVDHPVSAGDLVATAYHLVGVDPDGMVPDHTNRPQHIAHGGKPIRGVLK